In the Acidobacteriota bacterium genome, one interval contains:
- a CDS encoding M28 family peptidase: MGFSAQGSEAERQWEEKFKTIPEPENMRAYMKRLSAYPHHVGSPYDKSNAEWILSKFKEFGLDAHIETFYVLFPTPKERKVEMVAPAQFVAKMQEPTVSGDPTSDQHSAQLPTYNAYSIDGDVAAPLVYVNYGVPSDYKTLESLGISVKGAIVIARYGQSWRGIKPKVAAEHGAVGCLIYSDPREDGYFQGDVFPQGAFRPLDGVQRGSVMDITQYSGDPLTPGVGATKDASRIPLKELKVLAPIPTLPLSYSDAKPLLDALAGPVAPADWRGGLGITYHVGPGPVKVHMVVKANWGVKPIYDVIAKIPGSVYPDEWIVRGNHHDAWVNGAEDPVSGQVSLMEEARALGVLLKEGWKPKRTIIYCAWDGEEPGLLGSTEWAEEHASDLDQHAAVYVNSDSNGRGYLTVEGSHTLQKFINGVARDVQDPEKNISVWQRDWDLRVLRAGTAAERQALRQNADLKIGALGSGSDYTVFIDHLGIASLTLSYGGESNGAGIYHSIYDDFYWFTHFDDTQFVYGRALAQTVGTTIMRLADADILPLDYSEFADTIRTYVDELKQLLTHAQAESKELNTQIKEGVFSATADPEKTYVAPKPEDIPPFLNFAPLDNGVVALERSADHYQKAVQAAESNGGAALAQASLARVNHLIIAAERKLTRPEGLPGRQWYRHEIYAPGIYTGYDVKTLPAVREAIEQRQWDEAGRQIAIVGKVLDDEAKAIESAASDLERAIQ, encoded by the coding sequence ATGGGATTTTCCGCTCAGGGCTCCGAAGCTGAACGGCAGTGGGAAGAGAAATTTAAAACCATCCCTGAACCGGAAAATATGCGCGCCTATATGAAGCGCCTCTCGGCGTACCCGCATCATGTGGGCTCGCCCTATGACAAATCGAACGCCGAATGGATACTGTCGAAGTTTAAGGAATTCGGGCTCGACGCCCACATTGAAACTTTTTACGTCCTTTTTCCGACTCCAAAGGAGCGCAAAGTGGAGATGGTGGCTCCCGCGCAATTTGTTGCGAAAATGCAGGAGCCGACCGTATCCGGCGATCCTACTTCCGATCAGCACTCGGCGCAGCTTCCCACTTACAACGCATACTCGATTGACGGCGACGTGGCAGCCCCTCTGGTGTATGTGAACTATGGCGTTCCGTCGGATTACAAGACGCTTGAAAGTCTGGGTATTTCGGTGAAAGGCGCCATTGTGATCGCGCGATACGGGCAAAGCTGGCGAGGGATCAAGCCGAAGGTTGCGGCTGAGCATGGCGCCGTGGGCTGCCTGATTTATTCAGACCCGCGTGAGGACGGTTACTTCCAGGGTGATGTTTTTCCGCAGGGGGCTTTCCGTCCGCTCGATGGCGTGCAGCGCGGCAGCGTGATGGATATCACGCAGTATTCCGGCGACCCGCTCACTCCTGGCGTTGGGGCGACGAAAGACGCCAGCAGGATTCCTTTGAAAGAATTGAAAGTTCTCGCCCCGATCCCCACCTTGCCGCTTTCATACAGCGATGCGAAACCGCTGCTGGATGCACTGGCGGGCCCCGTAGCTCCGGCGGATTGGCGCGGCGGATTAGGCATCACCTACCACGTGGGACCGGGGCCGGTGAAAGTCCATATGGTCGTAAAGGCCAACTGGGGCGTGAAGCCCATCTACGACGTGATTGCGAAAATTCCCGGCTCCGTTTACCCCGACGAATGGATTGTCCGCGGCAACCATCATGATGCATGGGTGAACGGGGCTGAAGACCCTGTGTCCGGCCAAGTCTCGCTGATGGAAGAGGCTCGCGCCCTCGGCGTGCTGCTCAAGGAGGGATGGAAGCCCAAGCGGACCATCATCTACTGCGCCTGGGATGGCGAAGAACCGGGCCTGTTGGGTTCAACGGAGTGGGCGGAAGAGCACGCCAGCGACCTCGATCAGCACGCCGCGGTTTATGTCAACTCGGATTCCAATGGCCGCGGATATCTTACCGTCGAGGGCTCGCATACGCTTCAGAAGTTTATTAACGGCGTGGCAAGGGATGTCCAGGATCCCGAAAAAAACATCTCCGTTTGGCAACGGGATTGGGACCTCAGGGTCCTCCGGGCAGGCACGGCGGCAGAAAGACAGGCCCTCAGGCAAAATGCCGACCTGAAAATCGGCGCTCTGGGCTCAGGGTCTGATTACACCGTGTTCATTGACCACCTGGGAATTGCTTCCCTGACGCTTTCTTATGGTGGCGAAAGTAACGGAGCGGGCATTTACCATTCGATTTACGACGATTTCTATTGGTTTACCCACTTTGACGACACCCAGTTTGTCTACGGCCGCGCCCTGGCACAGACCGTGGGTACCACTATCATGCGCCTGGCTGATGCTGATATTCTGCCCCTCGATTATTCTGAATTTGCAGACACCATTCGTACTTACGTTGATGAGCTTAAACAACTCCTGACCCATGCGCAGGCTGAGTCAAAGGAGTTGAACACTCAAATCAAGGAAGGCGTTTTTAGCGCAACCGCTGATCCTGAGAAGACTTACGTTGCACCAAAGCCGGAAGATATCCCGCCCTTTCTGAATTTTGCGCCGCTGGACAATGGCGTTGTCGCGCTTGAGCGAAGCGCCGACCATTATCAGAAGGCGGTCCAGGCCGCGGAAAGCAACGGTGGGGCCGCACTGGCGCAGGCCTCGCTCGCAAGGGTGAATCATTTGATCATAGCTGCTGAGAGAAAACTGACTCGGCCGGAGGGTTTGCCTGGACGACAGTGGTATCGGCACGAAATCTACGCACCCGGAATCTACACTGGCTACGATGTAAAAACGCTCCCAGCGGTTCGCGAAGCTATTGAGCAACGACAGTGGGACGAGGCCGGCAGGCAAATTGCGATCGTTGGGAAAGTTCTCGATGACGAAGCAAAGGCAATCGAATCCGCGGCGTCCGATCTCGAAAGAGCTATCCAGTAA
- the moeB gene encoding molybdopterin-synthase adenylyltransferase MoeB has protein sequence MATLTTAPTEQLTKDEILRYSRHLIMPEVAMEGQLKLKQAKVLCIGAGGLGAPLALYLAAAGVGTLGMVDFDVVDFTNLQRQVIHYTDDVGRSKLDSARDTIHDINPNVEVISHETRLTSENALDIFRDYDIVADGTDNFPTRYLVNDACVLLGKPNVYGSIFRFEGQVSVFYAPEGPCYRCLYPEPPPPGLVPSCAEGGVLGVLPGIVGSLQALETIKLILGKGQPLIGRLLLFDALHLKFRELKLRKNPECPICGTHPTITKLIDYEEFCGIRGEEHVPETSVPEITATEVKKMMDENKPFVLIDVREPHEYEICNIPGAKLIPLGEVPKRMHELNSADDIVVHCRSGVRSAKAVEFLMQSGFRRIHNLKGGVLAWAREVDPSMPSY, from the coding sequence ATGGCAACATTAACAACGGCCCCAACGGAGCAATTGACTAAGGACGAAATTCTTCGCTACAGCCGGCACCTCATCATGCCGGAAGTGGCCATGGAAGGGCAGCTCAAGCTGAAGCAGGCCAAGGTGCTATGCATTGGCGCAGGGGGCCTGGGGGCGCCACTGGCGCTCTATCTGGCCGCCGCGGGCGTGGGCACGCTGGGCATGGTGGACTTCGACGTGGTTGATTTCACCAACCTGCAGCGGCAGGTAATCCATTACACAGATGACGTGGGTCGATCCAAGCTTGACTCTGCGCGCGACACCATCCATGACATCAATCCGAACGTGGAAGTCATTTCGCACGAAACGCGACTTACTTCCGAGAACGCGCTCGACATCTTCCGCGACTATGACATCGTTGCTGACGGCACGGACAATTTTCCCACGCGCTATCTGGTGAACGATGCCTGCGTGCTGCTGGGCAAGCCGAACGTCTATGGCAGCATTTTCCGTTTTGAGGGACAGGTTTCCGTTTTCTACGCCCCGGAAGGTCCGTGCTACCGCTGCCTTTATCCGGAGCCGCCACCGCCGGGTCTTGTTCCGAGCTGCGCTGAAGGCGGAGTGCTTGGAGTGCTGCCGGGCATCGTCGGATCGCTCCAGGCGCTGGAAACCATCAAGCTGATACTTGGCAAGGGCCAGCCGCTGATCGGCCGCCTGCTGCTGTTCGATGCGCTCCACCTCAAGTTCAGGGAACTCAAGCTGCGGAAGAACCCTGAGTGCCCGATCTGCGGAACGCATCCAACCATAACGAAGTTGATTGACTACGAAGAATTCTGTGGCATCCGAGGAGAGGAGCACGTGCCCGAAACCAGCGTTCCGGAAATTACAGCGACAGAAGTGAAAAAGATGATGGATGAAAACAAGCCTTTTGTTCTCATCGACGTTCGCGAGCCCCACGAATACGAAATCTGCAATATTCCGGGCGCCAAGCTGATTCCTCTGGGTGAAGTTCCGAAGCGCATGCACGAGTTGAACTCTGCGGACGATATTGTCGTGCACTGCCGCTCCGGCGTTCGCAGCGCCAAGGCAGTGGAATTCCTGATGCAGTCCGGCTTCCGCAGAATCCATAACCTGAAGGGTGGCGTCCTGGCGTGGGCGCGTGAGGTTGACCCCTCCATGCCCAGCTACTAA
- a CDS encoding NAD(P)-dependent alcohol dehydrogenase encodes MKTFVMKHIGAVGMMEKAVPSPGPNDAVIKTTAALICTSDVHTVGGALGERIDLTLGHEAVGVIDKLGSAVKGFKEGDRVAVNAITPCYQCENCLRGFTSQCQGMLGGWKFANVKDGNLAEYFHVNNAAANLAPIPAALPDEKAVYCSDMMSTGFMGAEHAGIPVGGSVAIFAQGPVGLMATVGARLLGAGLVMAVESVPKRQGLARHFGADVVVDFREKDPVQAILDLTDGQGADATIEALGSEETFEACIKATRPGGVISNIGYHGHGDFLRLPRLAWGVGMSDKTIRTGLCPGGAERMKRLMRLLEAGRVDPTPLTTHRFPFSEIEKAFRMMETKEGGIIKPLISFA; translated from the coding sequence ATGAAAACTTTTGTGATGAAACACATCGGCGCGGTGGGAATGATGGAAAAGGCTGTCCCCAGTCCCGGGCCGAACGACGCAGTGATCAAGACAACCGCCGCGCTGATCTGCACTTCCGACGTGCACACGGTGGGCGGCGCGCTCGGCGAGCGAATTGATTTGACTCTCGGGCACGAGGCCGTGGGTGTGATCGACAAGCTCGGCAGCGCAGTGAAGGGCTTTAAGGAGGGCGACCGTGTCGCCGTCAACGCAATTACGCCCTGCTATCAGTGCGAAAACTGCCTGCGAGGCTTTACCTCGCAGTGCCAGGGCATGCTGGGTGGCTGGAAATTCGCCAACGTCAAAGACGGCAACCTGGCGGAGTATTTCCACGTCAACAACGCCGCAGCGAACCTCGCGCCAATCCCTGCGGCCCTACCCGACGAGAAGGCCGTCTACTGCAGCGATATGATGTCTACCGGCTTTATGGGCGCTGAGCATGCCGGCATACCCGTTGGGGGCTCGGTCGCCATCTTTGCGCAGGGCCCGGTGGGGCTGATGGCTACAGTTGGCGCCAGACTGCTGGGGGCCGGGCTGGTGATGGCTGTCGAAAGTGTCCCAAAGCGCCAGGGACTTGCCCGTCATTTCGGCGCAGACGTGGTGGTGGACTTCAGGGAAAAGGACCCGGTGCAGGCCATCCTGGACCTCACGGACGGCCAGGGCGCGGACGCCACCATCGAGGCCCTCGGCTCCGAGGAGACTTTCGAGGCCTGCATCAAGGCAACGCGTCCCGGAGGCGTCATTTCCAATATCGGCTATCACGGGCATGGCGACTTCCTGCGCCTGCCGCGCTTGGCCTGGGGCGTGGGGATGAGCGATAAGACGATTCGCACCGGTCTCTGCCCGGGTGGCGCGGAAAGGATGAAGCGCCTGATGCGCCTGCTGGAAGCTGGGCGGGTGGACCCGACTCCTTTGACAACACACCGCTTCCCATTCAGTGAAATTGAGAAAGCGTTTCGCATGATGGAGACAAAAGAAGGCGGCATCATCAAGCCGTTGATCAGCTTCGCCTGA
- a CDS encoding cysteine synthase family protein yields MAPGSKEAVLQPELKHATDVFSLIGNTPLVRLRRIGAQFPKVSLLAKAEWANPGGSVKDRAAWSIIQEAERARLLTAGKVLLDSTSGNTGIAYAMIGAARGYRVKLFMPSNVSLERKQILQAFGAEIVYTDPMEGSDGAIRKVRELAEREPETYFYANQYNNPANWRAHYQTTAPEIFDQTEGQITHFVAGLGTTGTFIGTARRLKELKTDIRCISYQPDSPFHGLEGLKHLPTAIVPGIYDPSVADENMEISTEESYAMTLRLAREEGLLVGISSGASMVAALKLANQVQSGVIVTIFPDSGDKYLSERFWNERPVRF; encoded by the coding sequence ATGGCACCTGGATCCAAAGAGGCCGTTTTGCAGCCTGAATTGAAGCATGCGACTGATGTCTTCTCCCTGATCGGGAACACTCCGCTAGTCCGATTGCGCAGGATTGGCGCGCAGTTTCCGAAGGTGTCGCTCCTGGCAAAGGCCGAATGGGCCAACCCTGGCGGGTCCGTAAAGGACCGGGCCGCGTGGAGCATTATCCAGGAAGCGGAGCGTGCCAGACTGCTGACGGCGGGCAAGGTCCTGCTGGATTCCACTTCCGGCAACACCGGAATTGCCTACGCCATGATTGGCGCTGCGCGGGGGTACCGTGTCAAGCTCTTTATGCCCTCGAATGTGAGCCTTGAGCGCAAGCAGATCCTGCAAGCTTTTGGCGCCGAGATCGTTTATACAGACCCCATGGAAGGTTCTGACGGGGCCATTCGCAAGGTCCGCGAGTTGGCCGAAAGAGAGCCAGAAACTTATTTTTACGCCAACCAGTACAACAATCCTGCCAACTGGAGGGCCCACTACCAGACGACCGCACCGGAAATTTTCGACCAGACAGAAGGACAAATCACGCATTTTGTGGCGGGTCTGGGAACCACAGGGACCTTTATTGGCACGGCGCGCCGGCTGAAGGAACTTAAGACGGACATCCGTTGCATCTCTTACCAGCCAGATTCTCCATTTCACGGTCTGGAAGGACTGAAGCACCTGCCCACGGCGATCGTTCCCGGCATTTACGATCCTTCAGTCGCTGACGAGAACATGGAAATTTCGACGGAAGAGTCCTACGCCATGACCCTGCGCCTTGCCCGGGAAGAAGGCTTGCTGGTTGGTATTTCGTCCGGAGCTTCGATGGTGGCAGCGCTAAAATTGGCTAATCAGGTCCAGAGCGGCGTAATTGTTACAATCTTCCCTGACAGCGGCGACAAGTATCTTAGTGAGCGCTTCTGGAATGAGCGCCCGGTGCGATTCTAG
- a CDS encoding M67 family peptidase, producing MAIQLKTEQLESIHSHGEREYPNECCGMLLGRADGAAKEVSEVVPLRNLRLDSTRAQELLPLEDPGRESEKNRFLIDPLEQLRVERDARSRRLDVLGYYHSHPDHPARPSNYDREHAWPWYSYIILSIERGKAAEMTSWVLSEDRARFEPEPLKL from the coding sequence ATGGCAATACAACTGAAAACTGAACAGCTCGAAAGCATTCACTCGCATGGGGAACGTGAATACCCAAACGAATGCTGCGGAATGCTTCTGGGCCGGGCGGATGGCGCCGCCAAAGAAGTGTCCGAGGTGGTGCCTTTGAGGAATTTACGCCTTGACTCCACGCGGGCGCAGGAACTGCTGCCCCTGGAGGACCCCGGCCGCGAATCAGAGAAAAACCGCTTCCTCATTGACCCACTCGAGCAGCTGCGAGTCGAACGGGATGCTCGCAGTCGCCGGCTGGACGTCCTGGGTTACTATCATTCCCATCCGGACCATCCGGCCCGCCCCTCAAATTATGATCGGGAACACGCCTGGCCGTGGTATTCTTATATTATCCTTTCGATTGAACGGGGTAAGGCTGCTGAAATGACCTCCTGGGTTCTATCGGAAGATAGAGCGCGCTTTGAACCTGAACCGTTGAAACTTTAG
- a CDS encoding MoaD/ThiS family protein, producing MPVKVVIPTPLRQYTGKKDSVEVEAKTVGEALAGLTSRFSDLRKHLYNDEGKLRSFVNVYVNDEDIRFLQKDQTPLSETDVISIVPSIAGGSMTCCICS from the coding sequence ATGCCTGTAAAAGTGGTTATTCCCACCCCGCTGCGGCAGTACACGGGGAAGAAGGACTCGGTTGAAGTTGAGGCAAAGACCGTGGGCGAGGCGCTGGCGGGGCTGACTTCGCGGTTTAGTGATTTGCGAAAGCACCTCTACAATGATGAAGGCAAACTTCGCAGCTTTGTGAACGTTTACGTGAACGACGAGGATATCCGCTTTCTTCAAAAGGACCAGACACCTCTTAGCGAAACTGATGTCATCAGTATTGTCCCCTCCATTGCAGGCGGCTCAATGACCTGCTGTATCTGTAGTTAG
- a CDS encoding DUF362 domain-containing protein, with the protein MNVHANRREFIQGFGAALAGLALAPRHTFGAATPAPPVAVAKCMEYGPGVRPTLSTLFDQLGGLSRIVRGKTVAVKINMTGHTTDRVQGMPIGMTHWVHPEVIGNAVHLLGQAGARRIILVESSLSPSRSLQQFMSDAGWNPHDFASAAPRVDFVDSNYGDPGGTYKRLWVPGGGLMFRAYDLNPVYTDCDVYVSLAKLKEHATAGVTLSMKNSFGITPCTIYGHGAGIDKPSDVVKGSRGMLHEGDRQPSRTALSENDPNSPRQPGYRVPRVTADLVHARPIHLAVIDGIHTVAGGEGPWIKRCRPVHAGVLVAGTNPVTTDAVATALMGFDPMAARGTAPFEGCDSTLKLAEDLGIGTRDLNRIEVIGTPISKARIDFRNA; encoded by the coding sequence ATGAACGTCCACGCCAATCGCCGGGAATTCATCCAAGGATTTGGGGCAGCGCTCGCCGGGCTGGCTCTGGCGCCGCGCCATACCTTTGGGGCCGCCACGCCGGCGCCGCCGGTTGCGGTGGCAAAGTGCATGGAATATGGCCCCGGAGTCCGTCCCACCCTTTCCACGCTTTTTGACCAGCTTGGCGGCCTGTCGCGCATTGTGCGCGGCAAGACCGTGGCGGTGAAGATCAACATGACCGGCCACACGACGGACAGGGTCCAGGGAATGCCGATCGGCATGACGCACTGGGTGCACCCGGAGGTGATCGGCAACGCGGTCCATCTGCTGGGGCAGGCCGGGGCCCGAAGGATCATTCTGGTGGAAAGCTCGCTTAGCCCGTCGCGCTCTCTCCAGCAATTCATGTCCGACGCCGGCTGGAACCCGCACGACTTCGCAAGCGCCGCACCCCGCGTGGACTTTGTGGACAGCAATTACGGAGACCCGGGCGGAACGTATAAACGGCTCTGGGTCCCGGGCGGCGGCCTGATGTTCCGCGCCTACGATTTGAATCCTGTCTATACGGATTGCGACGTTTACGTCTCGCTCGCCAAGCTGAAGGAGCATGCAACGGCGGGCGTCACGCTCTCGATGAAAAACTCCTTCGGCATCACTCCCTGCACCATCTATGGACACGGCGCAGGTATCGACAAGCCTTCCGATGTCGTGAAAGGCTCGCGCGGCATGTTGCACGAGGGCGACCGCCAGCCATCCAGGACGGCGCTATCGGAAAACGATCCGAATTCGCCGCGCCAGCCCGGTTATCGCGTCCCGCGAGTGACGGCCGACCTTGTCCACGCGCGCCCCATCCATCTGGCCGTCATTGACGGCATCCACACGGTTGCGGGCGGGGAAGGGCCGTGGATCAAGCGCTGCCGGCCGGTACACGCCGGAGTGCTGGTGGCGGGCACGAACCCGGTTACCACCGATGCGGTGGCTACCGCCCTGATGGGATTCGACCCGATGGCTGCGCGCGGGACTGCTCCGTTTGAAGGGTGCGACAGCACGCTGAAGCTCGCTGAAGACCTCGGAATCGGAACGCGCGACCTGAATCGTATCGAGGTGATTGGCACGCCCATCTCGAAAGCCCGAATCGATTTCCGCAACGCATGA
- a CDS encoding galactosyldiacylglycerol synthase: MQCPIRSRWDVPLQSGQNRAGAKKASFFQAAIATPGKSVGDLAPGSGEGIQQEVLEAADAIKPAPAVRLSFVYFDAGGGHRSATKALMAAAQELGQSWEIECLNLQELLDPIDLVRNLTGIRVQDVYNNMLEKGWTLGTAQLMPLLRAAIRTRHKLIVGFLARYWQHVRPDLVVSLVPNFNRQLAESIRQTLPNVPFVTVLTDLADNPPHFWIERESEYLIVGTERAAEQAHLMGHRPDHVFLTSGMILNPAFYSIPEVDCREQRVSLGLRPHRQTGLVMFGGQGSRAMLEISRRLNKLDWLQLILIVGRNKKLESQLRGMDFQIPVHVEGFTAQMPRFMQMSDFFIGKPGPGSLSEALFMGLPVIVERNAWTLPQERFNTDWVEDRKVGIVIRTFREIAQAVEHLRDPAVFSRYRANAQRLRNRAVYEVITILENILAKTEGGAPSLGPVG; encoded by the coding sequence ATGCAGTGCCCAATTCGGTCCCGGTGGGACGTCCCACTACAATCCGGGCAAAACAGGGCAGGAGCGAAAAAGGCCTCATTCTTTCAAGCTGCTATTGCGACGCCCGGCAAAAGCGTTGGAGATTTAGCACCCGGTTCTGGAGAAGGGATTCAACAAGAGGTGCTGGAGGCAGCGGACGCCATTAAGCCGGCACCGGCTGTGCGCCTTTCATTCGTCTATTTTGACGCCGGTGGCGGACACCGAAGTGCAACGAAGGCGCTTATGGCGGCGGCACAGGAACTAGGTCAATCATGGGAAATTGAGTGCCTCAACCTCCAGGAACTGCTTGATCCGATAGACCTTGTCAGGAATCTGACGGGTATCCGTGTCCAGGATGTTTACAACAACATGCTGGAAAAGGGATGGACGCTTGGCACCGCGCAACTTATGCCGCTGCTCCGCGCTGCCATCCGAACCCGCCACAAGCTGATAGTTGGCTTCCTCGCGCGTTATTGGCAGCATGTCCGTCCGGACCTTGTTGTCTCGCTCGTTCCGAATTTCAACCGGCAGCTCGCGGAAAGCATCCGGCAGACGCTTCCCAATGTTCCCTTTGTCACCGTGCTGACGGACCTGGCGGACAATCCGCCCCATTTCTGGATTGAGCGTGAATCTGAGTATCTGATTGTCGGGACGGAGCGCGCAGCGGAGCAGGCGCACTTGATGGGACACCGGCCGGACCACGTTTTTCTTACCTCCGGAATGATCCTCAATCCTGCCTTCTATTCGATTCCCGAAGTTGATTGTCGCGAGCAAAGGGTGTCTCTAGGTCTGCGGCCCCACCGCCAGACGGGTCTCGTGATGTTTGGTGGCCAGGGTTCGCGGGCCATGCTGGAAATTTCCCGTCGCTTGAACAAGCTCGACTGGCTGCAGTTGATTCTCATCGTAGGACGCAACAAGAAGCTGGAATCGCAGCTTCGAGGGATGGACTTTCAGATTCCGGTGCACGTTGAAGGGTTTACCGCCCAGATGCCCCGTTTTATGCAAATGTCGGATTTCTTTATTGGCAAGCCAGGGCCCGGCAGCTTGAGCGAAGCCTTATTTATGGGCCTGCCTGTCATCGTCGAGCGGAACGCCTGGACGCTGCCGCAGGAGCGGTTTAACACAGATTGGGTGGAAGACAGAAAAGTCGGAATCGTCATCCGGACGTTTCGGGAGATTGCACAAGCAGTCGAGCATCTCAGGGACCCCGCCGTCTTTAGCCGGTACCGCGCAAACGCCCAGCGGCTTCGCAACCGGGCGGTCTATGAAGTCATCACGATTTTGGAAAACATTCTTGCCAAGACGGAAGGCGGGGCGCCGTCACTGGGGCCGGTTGGATAA
- a CDS encoding heme A synthase, translating to MAHSNGERVRGRFAAYAWMVLGYNILVILWGAVVRATGSGAGCGEHWPLCQGVVIPHAEQIATLIEFSHRATSGIDVLLVIGLVWMAFRRFGRRHAVRRYAAASGIFTLTEGLVGAALVLFGEVGKTVSTGRVVILSIHLVNTFLLLASLALTAWAARSEASVDLQGVALRPSPGRGLYVAYFAGLLGAIVVAITGTIAALADTLFPAKSLAEAIQWDFSGTAAPILHLRIIHPLVAVLMGGYLLVLVTMVLSSPGPPAPRRMARRLAGLVLLQFCFGAANVILLTPVWMQAVHLLTADLIWIVLVLLTAEALGWQAKRVVTSETPSLAAGTSRSVVQQAPISR from the coding sequence ATGGCTCATAGCAATGGGGAGCGTGTACGGGGCAGGTTTGCCGCCTATGCCTGGATGGTGCTGGGCTACAACATCCTGGTGATTTTGTGGGGAGCGGTGGTGCGCGCTACCGGTTCCGGAGCGGGCTGCGGAGAGCATTGGCCGCTGTGCCAGGGGGTTGTGATTCCGCACGCCGAGCAGATTGCCACTCTGATCGAATTTTCCCACCGCGCTACCAGCGGCATCGACGTTCTGCTCGTAATTGGACTCGTCTGGATGGCGTTCCGGCGGTTTGGCCGCAGGCATGCCGTCCGGCGATATGCTGCAGCTTCGGGCATTTTTACGCTGACGGAAGGGCTGGTGGGAGCTGCGCTGGTGCTGTTTGGCGAGGTCGGCAAGACCGTATCAACGGGCCGGGTGGTCATCCTTTCCATCCATCTTGTTAACACTTTCCTGCTCCTGGCGTCGCTGGCTCTCACTGCCTGGGCAGCGCGCAGCGAGGCTTCGGTGGACTTGCAGGGAGTCGCACTGCGGCCATCTCCGGGCAGAGGCCTTTATGTCGCCTACTTCGCGGGCCTGTTGGGCGCGATTGTGGTTGCCATAACGGGCACCATCGCCGCGCTGGCGGACACGCTCTTTCCCGCTAAATCGCTCGCAGAGGCTATCCAGTGGGATTTTTCCGGCACAGCGGCTCCAATTCTTCACTTGCGTATCATTCATCCCTTGGTTGCCGTATTAATGGGAGGCTACCTGCTGGTTTTGGTTACAATGGTATTGAGTTCACCCGGGCCGCCCGCGCCCAGGCGCATGGCGCGGCGGTTGGCGGGACTGGTGCTGCTGCAATTCTGCTTTGGGGCCGCGAACGTCATTCTGCTTACTCCCGTTTGGATGCAGGCCGTCCATCTGCTCACTGCTGACCTTATCTGGATCGTTCTTGTCCTACTCACGGCTGAAGCCCTGGGCTGGCAGGCGAAAAGGGTGGTTACGTCCGAAACTCCGTCGCTCGCCGCAGGGACCTCGCGATCGGTCGTCCAGCAGGCGCCGATCTCAAGATGA
- a CDS encoding UDP-2,3-diacylglucosamine diphosphatase, with protein sequence MNMTNVYKLGQDTCDTLIISDLHLGSVVSRAEDARRMLQSKTFRRLILLGDIFCDLNFRRLTKEHWELLSYIRKLSNPKRKVEVVWVEGNHDRGLTQVMSHLFGISVYQEYQWNDGGRRYLAIHGHQYDGFLVRNAALSSFGEWIYMRLQKLDSESKLISRFLDRQNSKWMRLSPNVAAGALALAKLRGADVVFCGHTHMAMQAERKGIRYFNCGCWTTEDPTYITVDELGVQIHDYVSEQANRALDLEPAF encoded by the coding sequence ATGAACATGACGAACGTTTACAAACTTGGTCAAGATACTTGTGACACGCTGATTATTTCAGACCTGCACCTGGGTTCCGTTGTCAGCCGGGCAGAAGATGCCCGCCGCATGCTGCAGAGCAAAACGTTCCGCAGGCTGATCCTTCTGGGCGATATCTTTTGCGATCTTAATTTCCGCAGGCTGACAAAGGAACACTGGGAGCTGCTGTCTTACATCCGCAAGCTCTCGAACCCGAAACGCAAGGTGGAAGTTGTCTGGGTGGAAGGGAACCACGACCGTGGATTGACTCAAGTCATGTCACACCTTTTCGGGATCAGCGTATACCAGGAATATCAGTGGAATGATGGCGGCAGGCGCTATCTGGCCATCCACGGGCACCAGTATGATGGTTTCCTGGTGCGTAATGCCGCCCTCAGTTCTTTCGGCGAGTGGATCTACATGCGCCTTCAAAAGCTCGACTCGGAGAGTAAGCTGATTTCCCGGTTTCTTGACCGGCAGAATTCCAAGTGGATGCGCCTCTCCCCCAACGTGGCTGCCGGTGCGCTCGCACTGGCTAAACTGCGGGGCGCCGACGTAGTTTTTTGCGGCCACACGCACATGGCCATGCAGGCTGAGCGCAAAGGGATTCGATACTTCAATTGCGGTTGCTGGACCACTGAAGACCCAACCTACATCACCGTGGATGAGCTTGGCGTGCAAATCCATGACTACGTTTCAGAGCAGGCAAACCGCGCGCTGGATCTGGAACCTGCATTTTGA